A stretch of Mesorhizobium sp. M2A.F.Ca.ET.046.03.2.1 DNA encodes these proteins:
- a CDS encoding low affinity iron permease family protein, whose translation MEKTFNRVATVVAHASGRPWAFALCLASVLIWAVTGPVFQYSETWQLIINTGTTIVTFLMVFLIQNTQNRDGAAIQAKLDELIRSGAAKNAFIGIEHLTEAEVEEFRALCARAKENNERAPGSRRKAVA comes from the coding sequence ATGGAAAAAACCTTCAATCGCGTTGCGACCGTCGTCGCACATGCTTCCGGCCGTCCGTGGGCCTTTGCCTTATGTTTGGCGTCGGTGCTGATCTGGGCCGTGACCGGGCCGGTCTTCCAGTATTCCGAAACTTGGCAACTGATCATCAATACCGGTACGACGATCGTCACATTCCTGATGGTCTTCCTGATCCAGAACACCCAAAACCGAGACGGCGCGGCTATCCAGGCCAAGCTTGATGAGCTGATCCGCTCCGGCGCCGCCAAGAACGCCTTCATCGGCATCGAGCATCTTACCGAGGCCGAGGTCGAAGAGTTCCGCGCGCTCTGCGCGCGGGCGAAAGAGAACAACGAACGAGCCCCCGGAAGTCGCCGCAAGGCAGTTGCATAA